Proteins from a single region of Abyssalbus ytuae:
- a CDS encoding RNA polymerase sigma factor, with product MEANILYTHKEFVEKSKLGDKNSQFRLYELYVDAMYNTCYRLVKTKEDTEDIIQDSFVDAFKNLQSFRYESTFGSWLKKIVINKSINHLKQKRILSLPLNEYEYGIAEEAPETNDMGEINIQKIKKGISMLPVGYNEIITLYLVEGFDHIEISEVLGISVSTSKSQYHRAKKKLIEIISKL from the coding sequence TTGGAAGCTAACATACTTTATACACATAAAGAGTTTGTAGAAAAAAGTAAGCTTGGAGACAAAAACTCACAATTCCGTCTCTACGAGCTATATGTAGACGCTATGTACAATACCTGTTATAGATTGGTTAAAACAAAAGAAGATACCGAAGATATTATCCAGGATAGCTTTGTTGATGCCTTTAAAAATTTACAAAGCTTTCGCTATGAAAGTACATTCGGAAGCTGGCTGAAAAAAATCGTAATTAATAAAAGTATCAACCATTTAAAACAAAAAAGAATTCTTTCATTACCTCTTAACGAATACGAATACGGAATTGCTGAAGAAGCCCCGGAAACTAATGACATGGGAGAAATAAACATACAAAAAATTAAAAAAGGAATAAGCATGTTACCTGTGGGATATAACGAAATAATAACCCTTTACCTGGTTGAAGGATTTGACCATATTGAAATCTCAGAAGTATTGGGAATTAGTGTTTCAACCTCAAAATCGCAATACCACAGGGCTAAAAAAAAATTAATTGAAATAATAAGCAAATTATGA
- a CDS encoding Gfo/Idh/MocA family protein → MQSQTKIRWGIIGLGNIAHKFATDLLTVEDAQLYAVASRSRKTADEFSKKYNAIKAYGSYRELAEDKNVDAVYIATPHVFHKENTLMCLQQGIPVLCEKPFAMNINEVEEMIALAMEKKVLLMEAMWTYFLPHYQHVLNILQKKEYGNILKIEADFGITPEYNPLSRTFNKALGGGSLLDIGIYPIFAALSTLGIPNKIEASAKYFETGADASCHIQFYYDKNVKATLNSSFVDNTPTTATFYCEKATIKINRMFFLPTTVTIVTDKDEKTLDFGYKTLGYNYEAIHFNELIRQGKKQSPIMSFDFSRKLITLLDKVRSEIGLEYNLE, encoded by the coding sequence ATGCAATCACAAACTAAAATACGCTGGGGCATCATTGGTCTTGGAAATATTGCCCATAAATTTGCAACCGATTTATTAACCGTGGAGGATGCTCAATTATATGCCGTTGCTTCACGAAGCCGGAAAACTGCTGACGAATTTTCAAAAAAATACAACGCCATAAAGGCTTATGGCAGTTACAGAGAACTGGCAGAAGATAAAAACGTAGATGCCGTATACATTGCCACTCCCCATGTATTTCATAAAGAAAATACTTTAATGTGCCTGCAACAAGGTATTCCGGTTTTATGTGAAAAGCCATTTGCGATGAATATTAATGAGGTAGAAGAAATGATTGCCCTGGCCATGGAAAAAAAAGTGCTTCTTATGGAAGCTATGTGGACGTATTTTTTGCCCCATTACCAACACGTTTTGAACATTTTACAAAAAAAAGAGTACGGAAACATACTTAAAATAGAAGCAGATTTTGGGATAACCCCCGAATATAATCCGCTATCACGAACTTTTAACAAAGCATTGGGTGGAGGAAGCCTTTTAGATATAGGCATATATCCCATTTTTGCGGCATTGAGTACTTTAGGGATACCCAATAAAATTGAAGCCAGCGCCAAATACTTTGAAACCGGGGCCGATGCTAGCTGCCATATCCAATTTTACTACGATAAAAATGTAAAAGCAACTTTAAACAGCAGCTTTGTTGACAATACCCCCACTACTGCAACATTTTATTGTGAAAAAGCAACCATCAAAATTAACCGAATGTTTTTTTTGCCCACCACCGTTACAATTGTTACGGATAAAGATGAAAAAACCCTGGACTTCGGATACAAAACCCTGGGGTATAATTATGAAGCAATTCATTTTAACGAACTAATCCGGCAGGGGAAAAAACAAAGCCCCATCATGAGTTTTGATTTTAGCAGGAAACTCATTACACTTCTTGATAAAGTTAGAAGTGAGATCGGGCTGGAATACAATCTGGAGTAA
- a CDS encoding sodium:solute symporter has protein sequence MGIIDLIVLSGTLLFIVFYGVWKTKGSKNVEEYIRGGNEAKWWTIGLSVMATQASAITFLSTPGQAFHDGMGFVQFYFGLPLAMVVICMVFIPIYHKLNVFTAYEFLEQRFNLRTRSLAAILFLVQRGLAAGITIFAPSIILSAVLGWNLKTLNIIIGVSVIIYTVLGGTKAVSVTQKQQMFVIMTGMFIAFFLIMSYLPDDITFSKALKMAGANEKLNIVDFSLNASSRYTFWSGITGGFFLALSYFGTDQSQVQRYLTGKSVRESQLGLIFNGLLKVPMQFFILLVGVMVFIFYQYNPSPLNFNPSANKAVLESEYAQDYKALEADHRKLEEQKRIANERFSGVIGVNEYDILISTQNKIQAINKIEAQNRKKAREIIEKANPAVETNDKDYVFIHFILNNLPQGIIGLLLAVILSAAMSSTASELNALGTITALDIYKRTRKTEKTQKHYVNVSKWFTLGWGVMAILFATFGSLFDNLIQLVNIIGSVFYGNILGIFLLAFFFKFVKGNAVFIAAIITQILIFIIYYQFIYIEERLGYLWLNFIGCIIVIMLAILFEGLNKTKNAITN, from the coding sequence ATGGGAATAATAGACTTGATTGTACTTAGCGGAACTCTTCTATTTATAGTTTTTTACGGCGTTTGGAAAACCAAAGGGAGTAAAAACGTTGAAGAATATATACGGGGTGGTAATGAAGCCAAGTGGTGGACAATAGGATTGTCAGTTATGGCTACACAAGCCAGTGCCATTACCTTTCTGTCTACACCCGGCCAGGCTTTTCATGACGGTATGGGCTTTGTACAGTTTTACTTCGGACTCCCCCTTGCAATGGTTGTTATTTGTATGGTATTTATTCCCATATATCATAAACTCAACGTTTTTACCGCCTATGAATTTTTAGAACAACGATTTAATTTAAGAACACGAAGCCTTGCTGCCATATTATTTTTAGTTCAAAGGGGTTTGGCTGCAGGAATTACCATTTTTGCCCCTTCCATAATCCTGTCCGCAGTATTAGGGTGGAATTTAAAAACCCTCAACATTATTATAGGTGTATCGGTAATAATCTACACGGTTTTAGGCGGAACCAAAGCAGTAAGTGTTACCCAAAAGCAACAAATGTTTGTAATTATGACAGGTATGTTTATTGCCTTCTTTTTAATTATGAGCTACCTGCCTGATGATATTACTTTTAGCAAAGCTCTAAAAATGGCCGGAGCTAATGAAAAGCTCAATATAGTAGACTTTTCCTTAAATGCTTCCAGTCGCTATACCTTTTGGAGCGGAATAACAGGAGGTTTTTTCCTCGCCTTATCCTATTTTGGTACCGATCAAAGCCAGGTACAACGCTATTTAACAGGAAAATCGGTCAGAGAGAGTCAGCTGGGGTTAATTTTTAATGGTTTGCTTAAAGTTCCTATGCAATTTTTTATCCTTCTGGTGGGAGTAATGGTCTTTATTTTTTACCAGTATAACCCTTCCCCACTTAATTTTAACCCTTCGGCCAATAAAGCCGTATTAGAGTCGGAATATGCACAAGATTACAAAGCCCTGGAAGCAGACCACCGCAAACTGGAAGAACAAAAAAGAATAGCCAACGAAAGGTTTTCAGGGGTAATAGGGGTAAATGAGTACGATATTCTGATTTCCACCCAAAACAAAATTCAGGCTATAAATAAAATAGAAGCACAAAACAGGAAAAAGGCACGTGAAATTATTGAAAAAGCCAATCCTGCCGTTGAAACAAATGATAAAGATTATGTGTTTATTCACTTTATCCTCAATAACCTGCCACAAGGAATTATAGGCCTTTTGTTAGCAGTGATTTTATCTGCAGCAATGTCATCCACCGCATCCGAATTAAATGCCCTCGGCACCATCACCGCCCTGGATATTTATAAAAGGACCCGGAAAACTGAAAAAACCCAAAAGCATTATGTAAACGTATCCAAATGGTTTACTCTTGGCTGGGGGGTTATGGCCATTCTTTTTGCCACTTTCGGTTCACTATTTGATAATCTTATACAACTGGTAAATATTATAGGTTCCGTTTTTTACGGAAATATACTTGGCATATTCCTGTTGGCTTTTTTCTTTAAATTTGTAAAAGGTAATGCAGTTTTTATTGCCGCCATTATAACCCAGATTTTAATTTTCATTATCTATTATCAGTTTATTTACATAGAAGAACGTTTAGGCTACCTGTGGCTCAATTTTATAGGATGTATTATTGTTATAATGCTGGCAATACTATTTGAAGGATTAAACAAAACTAAAAATGCAATCACAAACTAA
- a CDS encoding PIG-L family deacetylase: MRKIILSFSIILFFCSVPYSQSPKKYTSSDIFQAVQKLNFLGSALYIAAHPDDENTRIISYLSNEVKAKTAYLSLTRGDGGQNLIGSELKELLGVLRTQELLAARNIDGGSQMFTRAIDFGYSKHPDETLEIWNKKEILGDVVWAIRKFQPDVIINRFDHRTSGGTHGHHTSSAILSVEAFDLAGNPHEYTNQLTHVSTWQPKRLFFNTSWWFYGSRENFEKADKSKMISLNVGTYYPLKGMSNNEIAALSRSQHKCQGFGTMGSRGNEEEYLELLKGDFPKDPSNVFEGINTTWTRIKGGKAIGKILTEVEKNFNFKNPSAHISSLVEAYQLIQNLEDGHWKEIKSEEIKEIILACSGLYIEAITQKQTASPGDSLNINFEITNRSNIPFKINNIQIKPEDNSLDINESLDTNVQNKYALSLKVNNNRDYSSPYWLNQPPGLGMYNVNNPLLIGKPETPAPYTAVFNIALHNITIPFTKEVIYKYAKPDKGEVYEPFTILPQVTAGIENKVNIFSNNHPKDIAVKVKSHTKNIGGILTLKCPSGWNVSPESLNFELNKDNEEKTFHFKITPPLHENEGYINPQVILNNQIFDKELTEINYDHIKKQSVLLPAKTKAVKLNIKKAGQNIGYVMGAGDEVPESLRQIGYNVILINPEEIETGSLEKYDAIVMGIRAYNVLDELKFKQKYLLEYVKSGGTLIVQYNTAGWQGLQFENLAPYNLKVSRDRVTDENAEVTFLAKNHSIFNFPNKISSKDFDGWVQERGLYFPNEWGTEFTPLLSVHDKGEKPKNGSLLVAPYGKGYYIYTGLSFFRQLPPGVTGAFKLFANMLSIGKSEIKLNGNFKG, encoded by the coding sequence ATGCGAAAAATTATTCTTTCTTTTTCTATAATTTTATTTTTCTGTTCTGTTCCTTATTCTCAATCTCCAAAAAAATATACCTCTTCCGATATTTTTCAGGCTGTACAAAAACTTAACTTTTTAGGCTCTGCACTCTATATAGCTGCCCATCCCGATGATGAAAATACACGCATAATTTCTTACCTGTCAAATGAAGTTAAAGCTAAAACCGCCTATTTATCATTAACCCGGGGTGATGGAGGGCAAAATCTAATAGGAAGCGAATTAAAAGAACTCCTGGGAGTTTTAAGAACCCAGGAACTCTTAGCTGCAAGAAACATAGACGGCGGCTCACAAATGTTTACCCGTGCTATTGATTTCGGATATTCCAAACATCCCGATGAAACCCTGGAGATATGGAATAAAAAAGAAATATTAGGCGATGTTGTATGGGCAATAAGAAAATTTCAACCTGATGTAATCATTAACCGCTTTGACCACCGGACATCCGGAGGCACTCACGGCCATCACACATCGTCTGCCATTTTAAGCGTAGAAGCTTTTGACTTAGCCGGAAATCCTCACGAGTACACTAACCAGTTAACACATGTCAGTACCTGGCAGCCCAAAAGATTATTCTTTAACACCTCATGGTGGTTTTACGGTAGCCGTGAAAACTTTGAAAAAGCTGATAAATCCAAAATGATAAGCCTTAATGTAGGTACTTACTATCCACTAAAAGGAATGTCTAATAATGAAATTGCCGCTCTAAGCCGGAGTCAGCATAAATGCCAGGGATTTGGAACCATGGGCAGCAGGGGGAATGAAGAAGAATACCTTGAACTTTTAAAAGGAGATTTTCCTAAGGATCCTTCTAATGTTTTTGAGGGTATAAACACCACATGGACCCGGATAAAAGGAGGTAAAGCCATCGGGAAAATCCTTACTGAGGTAGAAAAAAACTTTAATTTTAAAAATCCTTCCGCACATATTTCCTCTTTGGTTGAAGCTTATCAACTTATTCAAAATTTGGAAGACGGACATTGGAAAGAAATAAAATCCGAAGAAATAAAAGAGATCATTCTTGCATGCAGTGGCCTGTATATAGAAGCAATTACTCAAAAACAAACTGCCTCTCCCGGAGATTCACTCAACATAAATTTTGAAATAACCAACCGAAGCAATATTCCTTTCAAAATAAATAACATACAAATTAAACCTGAAGATAATAGTTTAGATATCAATGAAAGTTTGGATACCAACGTCCAAAATAAATACGCATTATCATTAAAAGTAAACAACAATAGAGACTATTCTTCACCATACTGGTTAAATCAACCTCCCGGATTGGGAATGTACAATGTTAATAACCCATTGCTTATTGGTAAACCGGAAACCCCTGCCCCCTACACTGCAGTATTCAACATTGCACTTCACAATATAACTATTCCTTTCACTAAAGAGGTTATCTATAAATATGCAAAACCCGATAAAGGTGAAGTTTATGAACCTTTCACTATTTTACCCCAGGTTACTGCCGGGATAGAAAATAAAGTAAATATTTTTTCCAATAACCATCCAAAAGACATAGCTGTAAAAGTAAAATCCCATACCAAAAACATAGGTGGTATCCTTACCCTTAAATGTCCGTCCGGGTGGAATGTGAGTCCTGAATCATTAAATTTCGAGTTAAATAAAGACAATGAAGAAAAAACTTTTCACTTTAAAATAACACCCCCCTTACACGAAAACGAAGGCTATATAAATCCTCAGGTTATTTTAAACAATCAAATATTTGATAAAGAGTTAACAGAAATAAACTATGACCATATAAAAAAACAATCGGTACTGTTACCTGCTAAAACCAAAGCGGTAAAACTTAACATAAAAAAGGCAGGACAAAATATTGGCTATGTAATGGGAGCAGGTGATGAAGTTCCCGAAAGTTTACGCCAGATAGGTTACAATGTAATCTTAATTAATCCGGAAGAAATAGAAACAGGAAGTTTAGAAAAATATGATGCAATTGTAATGGGAATAAGGGCATATAATGTTTTAGATGAGTTAAAATTTAAACAAAAATACCTTTTGGAATATGTAAAAAGCGGTGGTACATTAATTGTACAATATAACACCGCCGGATGGCAGGGCCTTCAATTTGAAAACCTGGCACCCTATAATTTAAAAGTGTCGCGTGACAGGGTGACCGATGAGAATGCCGAGGTAACATTTTTAGCTAAAAATCATTCTATTTTCAATTTTCCCAATAAAATTTCTTCCAAAGACTTTGATGGCTGGGTTCAGGAAAGAGGACTATATTTCCCGAATGAGTGGGGAACAGAGTTTACTCCCCTTTTATCCGTTCATGATAAAGGCGAAAAACCAAAAAATGGCAGTTTATTAGTAGCTCCCTACGGTAAAGGTTATTATATTTATACAGGGTTAAGCTTTTTCAGGCAACTACCCCCCGGTGTAACTGGAGCCTTTAAACTATTTGCAAACATGCTTTCTATAGGAAAATCGGAAATAAAATTAAACGGAAACTTTAAAGGTTAA
- a CDS encoding mechanosensitive ion channel domain-containing protein: protein MKEFFTLNEEIFYSIVSLTILVILAFITRKAIKRIGKLNDYNHARTKLILRYTNISIFFLLVIVISFIWSIDFRQLGVFFSSVFAVIGVALFAQWSIISNVTSGIILFFSFPFKIGDKIKIQDKDFPLEAVIEDIKAFNVNLRTLDGELVTYPNSLFLQKPVMVLKDEINDDGSGSV, encoded by the coding sequence ATGAAAGAATTCTTCACCCTTAATGAAGAGATTTTCTATAGCATAGTATCTCTGACGATTCTTGTTATTCTTGCCTTTATAACACGAAAAGCAATTAAAAGGATTGGTAAATTAAATGATTATAACCATGCAAGGACAAAACTGATTTTAAGGTATACTAACATATCCATTTTCTTTTTACTGGTAATAGTTATAAGTTTTATATGGAGTATTGATTTCAGGCAATTAGGAGTCTTCTTTTCTTCAGTATTTGCAGTTATTGGTGTGGCACTATTTGCTCAATGGTCAATAATAAGCAATGTTACTTCCGGAATTATTTTATTCTTCTCTTTTCCATTTAAAATTGGGGACAAAATAAAAATTCAGGACAAAGACTTTCCTCTTGAGGCTGTTATTGAAGACATTAAAGCGTTTAATGTAAATCTGAGAACATTAGACGGAGAATTAGTGACCTACCCAAACAGCCTGTTTTTACAAAAACCCGTTATGGTTCTCAAGGATGAAATTAATGATGACGGTTCGGGGAGCGTATAG
- a CDS encoding Maf-like protein produces MINNKLNKYHIILASGSPRRQQFLKDLGINFEVKLSAVEETYPEDLVGTEISDYLAQVKALPFKNELHDNDILITSDTIVWHNNKALGKPVNEEDAFKMIKSLSDTCHEVITSVCFTTTKIQKTVSSITKVYFNHLTDDEIQYYIKNFHPLDKAGSYGIQEWIGYIGVEKIEGSHFNVMGLPTHLVYKTLLTIIE; encoded by the coding sequence ATGATAAATAATAAACTAAATAAATATCACATTATTCTTGCTTCCGGATCTCCCAGGAGACAACAGTTTTTGAAAGATCTGGGAATAAATTTCGAAGTAAAACTATCAGCTGTAGAGGAAACTTACCCTGAGGATTTAGTTGGCACTGAAATATCAGATTACCTGGCCCAGGTAAAAGCCTTGCCATTTAAAAATGAATTACATGACAACGATATTTTAATAACTTCCGATACTATTGTATGGCATAACAATAAGGCTTTGGGTAAACCTGTTAATGAAGAAGATGCATTTAAAATGATAAAATCCCTCTCCGATACCTGTCATGAAGTCATTACATCGGTTTGTTTTACCACCACTAAAATTCAGAAAACAGTTAGTTCTATCACAAAAGTTTATTTTAATCATCTTACGGATGATGAAATACAATATTATATCAAAAATTTTCATCCTCTTGATAAAGCAGGTTCATACGGCATACAGGAATGGATAGGTTACATAGGTGTAGAAAAAATTGAAGGTTCTCATTTCAATGTTATGGGGTTACCCACCCATCTGGTTTATAAAACACTTCTTACTATTATTGAATAA
- a CDS encoding KdsC family phosphatase — translation MEEKSYKEYLEHITTFVFDVDGVLTDGTVLITTDGQMYRNMNIKDGYAIKTAIDAGYNICIISGGSNEGVRHRLKGLGVTDIYLGCSDKVEQLDEYFDIYNIKPENVLYMGDDIPDINGMKMVGLPCCPNDAVIEIKHVCKYISHKNGGKGCVRDVIEQVLKVQGKWNGNYDAKYD, via the coding sequence ATGGAAGAAAAGAGCTATAAAGAATATCTCGAACATATAACTACTTTTGTATTTGATGTTGACGGAGTATTAACTGATGGCACTGTACTTATCACTACAGACGGCCAAATGTACCGCAATATGAATATAAAAGACGGATATGCTATTAAAACAGCCATTGATGCAGGTTATAATATTTGCATTATATCCGGGGGGAGTAATGAAGGCGTAAGACACCGCCTCAAAGGTCTGGGAGTAACGGATATTTACCTGGGATGTAGCGACAAAGTAGAACAACTGGATGAGTATTTTGACATTTATAATATAAAACCCGAAAATGTGTTATATATGGGCGACGATATTCCGGATATAAATGGAATGAAAATGGTAGGTTTACCCTGTTGTCCCAACGATGCAGTTATTGAGATTAAACATGTATGTAAATATATATCTCATAAAAATGGTGGTAAAGGTTGTGTGCGGGATGTAATAGAACAAGTGCTTAAAGTACAGGGAAAATGGAATGGTAATTACGATGCTAAATACGATTAA
- a CDS encoding Rossmann-like and DUF2520 domain-containing protein, which translates to MIKVVLFGSGNLATHLFRSFKKSSNVDVVQMYARKIASLSNFDVHRTDNLELIENADVYIICVSDDAISNLSGQLKFQNKLVVHTSGSLSVEKLNNKNRKGVFYPLQSFSKNKEVNFLTVPVCVEAQNEEDLKLLKQLAGSISENVYEINSDQRKSLHLAAVFVNNFVNHMYKIGNDICSENKIPFRILDSIIKETAKKITNLAPEEAQTGPARRNDKQTIKRHLSQLKNKNQKKIYKILTKSIQKTYGRKEL; encoded by the coding sequence ATGATTAAAGTAGTTTTGTTTGGTAGTGGTAATCTGGCCACTCATCTTTTTCGCTCGTTCAAGAAAAGTAGTAATGTGGACGTAGTACAAATGTATGCCAGGAAAATTGCTTCACTCTCAAATTTTGATGTTCATAGAACTGACAATTTAGAACTCATAGAGAATGCCGATGTATATATTATTTGTGTGAGTGATGATGCTATTAGTAATCTATCCGGCCAGTTAAAGTTTCAAAATAAACTTGTAGTACATACTTCGGGAAGTTTATCCGTAGAAAAACTCAACAATAAAAATCGCAAAGGCGTTTTTTATCCTTTACAAAGCTTTTCAAAAAATAAAGAGGTAAACTTTTTAACTGTCCCTGTTTGTGTTGAAGCACAAAATGAAGAAGACCTGAAGCTACTTAAACAATTGGCAGGAAGTATCTCTGAAAATGTATATGAAATAAATTCCGACCAACGAAAGTCGTTACACCTGGCAGCGGTTTTTGTAAATAATTTTGTAAACCATATGTATAAAATAGGCAATGATATATGCAGTGAGAATAAAATTCCATTCCGTATACTAGATTCCATTATTAAAGAAACTGCCAAAAAGATTACTAATTTAGCTCCTGAAGAAGCCCAAACCGGCCCTGCCAGACGAAATGACAAACAAACTATTAAAAGACATTTGTCCCAATTAAAAAATAAAAATCAAAAAAAGATATATAAAATCTTAACAAAATCTATACAAAAAACTTATGGAAGAAAAGAGCTATAA